One Salmo salar chromosome ssa01, Ssal_v3.1, whole genome shotgun sequence DNA window includes the following coding sequences:
- the LOC106608511 gene encoding protein Wnt-8b produces MFMHLEVCYYIFILMTHMTRSCFSWSVNNFLMTGPKAYLIYSSSVAAGAQSGIEECKYQFAWDRWNCPERALQLSTHRSLRSANRETAFVHAISSAGVMYTLTRNCSLGDFDNCGCDDTRNGQRGGTGWQWGGCSDNVGFGEAISKQFVDALETGQDARAAMNLHNNEAGRKAVKGTMQKTCKCHGVSGSCTTQTCWLQLPEFREVGNYLKDKYHRALKVDLLRGAGNSAASRGAIAETFSSFSRKELVHLEDSPDYCLENRTLGLPGTEGRECLKKGKNLNKWEKRSCKRLCGECGLAVEERKAELVSSCNCKFHWCCAVKCEQCRKTVTKYFCVKKGGQRGKNESAGSRKKNLRLRKKH; encoded by the exons ATGTTCATGCATTTGGAGGTCTGTTACTATATCTTCATTTTGATGACTCACATGACAAGGTCCTGCTTCAGCTG GTCAGTGAATAATTTCCTGATGACTGGACCTAAG GCTTACCTGATTTACTCCAGCAGCGTAGCGGCCGGGGCGCAGAGCGGCATCGAGGAGTGCAAGTACCAGTTTGCCTGGGACCGATGGAACTGCCCTGAGAGAGCCCTGCAGCTGTCCACACACAGAAGCCTCCGCAGCG CGAACAGGGAGACAGCGTTTGTCCATGCCATCAGTTCAGCAGGAGTCATGTACACTCTGACGAGGAACTGCAGTCTGGGGGACTTTGACAACTGTGGCTGTGATGACACCAGGAATGGACAGCGGG GGGGAACAGGCTGGCAGTGGGGGGGCTGCAGTGACAACGTGGGGTTCGGTGAGGCCATCTCCAAGCAGTTTGTTGACGCGCTGGAGACGGGCCAGGACGCACGGGCCGCCATGAACCTCCACAACAACGAGGCTGGACGCAAG gcGGTGAAAGGAACCATGCAGAAGACATGTAAGTGCCATGGTGTCTCCGGGTCCTGCACCACACAGACCTGCTGGTTACAACTACCAGAGTTCCGGGAGGTGGGAAACTACTTGAAGGACAAGTACCACCGAGCCCTGAAG GTGGACCTGCTCCGGGGGGCCGGGAACAGTGCAGCCAGTCGAGGGGCCATCGCAGAGACTTTCAGCTCCTTCTCTCGTAAAGAACTGGTCCACCTAGAGGACTCCCCAGATTACTGCTTGGAGAACCGTACTCTGGGTCTGCCTGGCACGGAGGGCAGAGAATGCCTGAAGAAGGGCAAGAACCTAAACAAGTGGGAGAAGCGGAGCTGCAAGAGGCTGTGTGGGGAGTGCGGTTTAGccgtggaggagaggaaggcggAGTTGGTGTCGAGTTGCAATTGTAAGTTCCACTGGTGCTGTGCGGTGAAGTGTGAGCAGTGCCGTAAGACGGTGACCAAGTACTTCTGTGTGAAGAAGGGGGGGCAGAGGGGGAAGAACGAGAGTGCTGGGAGCCGTAAGAAGAACCTGAGGCTCAGGAAGAAGCACTGA